From the genome of Roseicitreum antarcticum:
CGGCAATATCTGCGATCTGCGCCATCAAGCTTGGTATGGCCTAGATACCAGTAGTGTCGTGAACATGCGCATGGCCGAGATACGTGCTGAGAGCGAGATGTGGCGGGATACGGCGTCGTTGTCGCATGGCATTGTTCCAGCGATCTCACGGCGAAGCTGTGCCTCATGTCGTGGATACGCGGTTCCCGGCTGTCCGGAGCACCCCTCAATCCGATCTGCGCGAAATTTTCCGGAAGATCGCACTGACCGTGTCGTAGCCGGCGGAGTACCTTCGTTGGATAAGAACAGCGCGGTAGTCTCCCGATGATCGACAAACGAGCGGAGATAGCGATCGATTGCCGCACGGGTCGTGCTGTGAATCGGAACAAGCCTGCTCTCTTGAACTTGGTGCTGGCGATGACCAGTCCGTCGTCGGTGACATCGCAGTCGTAAAGCCAGCGCTTCGGATATCCGCATTCCGGTCGCGGCGAGCAACCCAAACAATGTGTAATAAGTAAGCGGTCGAAGCGTACCGATCGGACCAAGCGAAGCCGCCGCGACCATGAGACCCTCAATCTCCTCGGCCGAATAGATATATGGCTGCTTCCGCCGAAATAACCCTCGACCCAACGCGTCAGCCGCCGGCACTTCATGCCCGGGATCTTCGGCGTGCATCGCGATCGCGAACCGGCGTACCGTAAGCAGCCGGTTGCGTCGTTGTTCGGGAGAAGGTGCCTGGATT
Proteins encoded in this window:
- a CDS encoding tyrosine-type recombinase/integrase: MLTDDLSRYVALHEAMGFKFRTQRILLRMFVTYAEHHGDGMVKSDRVIAWAIQAPSPEQRRNRLLTVRRFAIAMHAEDPGHEVPAADALGRGLFRRKQPYIYSAEEIEGLMVAAASLGPIGTLRPLTYYTLFGLLAATGMRISEALALRLRCHRRRTGHRQHQVQESRLVPIHSTTRAAIDRYLRSFVDHRETTALFLSNEGTPPATTRSVRSSGKFRADRIEGCSGQPGTAYPRHEAQLRREIAGTMPCDNDAVSRHISLSARISAMRMFTTLLVSRPYQA